Genomic segment of Hippocampus zosterae strain Florida chromosome 12, ASM2543408v3, whole genome shotgun sequence:
atatgaaggtaaaagaaaatatgccgataaagacatgcacactgtcgtggaaacaaagacagagggagaaaagaataaatggaaggggatgactttaaaaatatattaatttacataccagtgataacagagtccagggtttgcagactctttcccttcagcgactctgtcccacgttccatcgcaaacagtagtttggcaatcttggccacttggaaagttttatcggtctgccgataaaactcacaatggactctaatgtcgtgtcccataaaacgagcaacttgctcgagttcctgattgttcaggtcgagaagctgacataaggtagcaacatgcttccttaattttgttgacctcaacagttctgggtttttggccttgctctcttgtgcgtattttccgaggcacgtgtcacatccacgaagattggtggtagttccttttttggccatcatttaacttctctgttcctttcgatttcatacctttttgttttgatttacattttgccttgagggccttagcttcatgcaaatcaatgtggtccttttctgatccactgctgttggacgaccgggaccccctcccttcactgaatgctggtttgtggtcatctccactttgggcggatgacacagactcctctgatgatgatgatggtgttgaccttgtggagaaggctccggaatgagtctcagcaccaggcctctctttgagaagaggtgtatgttgccctgatggttgggctttacgcatttgagcctacacatcagggcagaagagggaaaaacagggaaaattgttaattttgtagacaactgagatggtgaaaaagagttttatgctagatctcggcaattctgtacaaagtttatctgtctttgccaatgttttcaacacttgtcttccaacttgcattcatgaaaatacgacaatgttttgtcgtcacatattttcacaggatggaaagtagaccagatggaactaaaaccgccattaataaaacaaagtatgagttaatcagcatgcattttctagtctcatggaaaagagacaaataatataatttattaaattaaaaactaggcaaaaatctatggacattttagttgacaggcagaaaaaaagagtaaaatgaatatgattatgtaaattaactcaaaatatgatagtaataaataaaatggtacagagtagtatttgaacctgtgatgataaaactcatgttggatacacgcttcggatgctctgtgaaattaagcaactggcatttaaaaacacagtaaagcagctcgcgttggcctgcaatccgcctcattcattcggtatttaatttaaaaaataacattttctcgagaaaaaatggtttctggctagactaaacatgtctagtttaatataatacagcgagccagagcactggttcatttgtctacttatttcaattcggtatgagtacagaaactaacaatttctgtctcatttttgccgaaatataaaccacataaattcaacgcgacgcggccttgccgtaaccgcctgagcgcaagccatgtgcgttgttcctaaattgctgtgttcgtagtttgccattgtttcttcgtgtagaaaaaaaaactacataaagcagctttaaattaaaaccaattgacggcctagagtttacagtacgccgcgagtaacaagtccttcggtgctcagtatgcagattgttacgacgacactcgtattcgcgggtacccgtctctcgacaaagaaaggatgattacttacctgagcattctcattctgacggtggtgctcccggttaggggcgagtcttctccgtgttttctccatgtcgttaaaaagccaaatggtgttggttgtcccggtatagaaatataaatggctggattgcgccgaaaagtatcgcgcgaagacaacgctcctccagcctttgaagccaaccgcttcttaattgatgcgagtggggggtgggcagagtggggggatgggcagagcagcaacttcggagcgaaaactctacttaaacatgattaaccctttcatggtcttctcactttaacgtttcatataacataatcagaaattcacacaaattcttaaactacataaagtattgtaacaacagtcttctccgtgttttctccatgttgtcaaaaagccaaatggtgttggttgtcccggtatagaaatataaatggcttgagtgcgccgaaaagtatcgtgtgaagacaacgctcctccagcctttgaagccaaccgctcttaattgatgcgagggggaaggcggggggatgggcagagcagcaacttcggagcgaaacctctacttaaacatgattaaccctttcatggtcttctcactttaacgtttcatataacataatcagaaattcacacaaattcctaaactacataaagtattgtaacaacatttcaaaacactttagttattaatttatcaatcaaagaaattaaaacaaataaaacacctacactgtgtatgcaatgctctgcttcggttattacagtttgggatattgtcaaaggtgttccatatttatgtttgtccatttttcctacttccaagactacaacttcacttcaacaaggtgaccggctcccttccgcatccagcatttaacagtgctgccattgaaaccaatataccacgaaactgtcagaagggctcaagttgtagtttatcaatgtagtcatccaataatactgaaataacaacctatatttccaacctgcctttccaaaaagatgtgaaatgtttcttaatttaatacaggggtctcacactcacgggctacaagacgctaatttcaggcccctcaccttgatgtgaaactttgcgtcaacgaagcgagtctccactttgtcccccccccgcccccccagaaaccaaatatgtgtcacaccctaattactgtccattgcattcttaagtactcatcaacgagtgggtacttagccactgacaaagacgcagttgtcctgcacaatctctaatgtagacatcttttttttttcaaaccaaaagttcatttttacagtgtagccatgtgaaaagctgttctaaaaggacatgcatggatgaacaaccatccatactgacactcacatctagggacaatttagagtgttctattattctttcatgcatgtttttggaatgtgggaggaaaccagagtacctggagaaaacccacacaggcccggggagaacatgcaaactccatacagggaggctggcgccaagattgaaggttatcagaacctagcaaggggccggttgcgatttgctgttgtaggaactgattgactaaagggccgttcacacggcacacatttgctccggcgctgcaacgatatattttgttgcgatatattttgcaccgcagcaaattgtgtggagcgttcacacgtacaaagccgcttcacacggcagtttctgcagcggagcaaaacgacagaaaacaaacgagctgtcgtgttggttctttttaaaacgtactgtatatacacaactcaagcgactactagaccggcacgtccttctccttcccggtttccatgccttctgctcgagagtgaccacccaagaaaacgtaaatgaacgatgacttcaatgacactcagaaaagcaaacactaatgcaccaaactgaaaatcaagagaggaaatcacaaaataaattctatgggggtggggggttgtgaacaaacaacaaaggaacaaacaactccgagacagggggttcggtactccatacccacgaagcacactccacagaactccccggtctgccaatccagaggcactctccctgttgaccacgcgatgttgcagaggcgtgtcaaccaggacagccccacaacatccagagccttgaggaactccgggcggatctcatccacccctggggccttgctaccgaggagctttttaaccacatcggtgacttcaaccacagagataggagagcccacctcagagtccccaggctctgcttcctccaaggaaggcgtgttggtggagttgaggaggtcttcgaagtattctgcccactggttcacaacgtcccgagttgaagtcagcagcgccccatccccactgtacacagtgttagtggtgcactgcttccccctcctgagacgtcggatggtggaccagaatttcctcaaagccgttcggaagtcggcttccatggcctcaccgaactcttcccatgctctggtttttgcctcggcgaccaccaaagctgcgttccgcttggccagttgatacccgtcagctgcctctggggtcccacaggccataaaggctcgataggactccttcttcagcttgacggcatcccttactgctggtgtccacaagcgagtacgggggttgccgccacgacaggcaccaaccaccttacggccacaactcagattggccgcctcaacaatagaggcacggaacatggtccactcgggctcaatgtcccccgcctcccccggaacatgggaaaagctctgtcggaggtgggagttgaaactccttctgacaggagattccgccagacgctcccaacaaaccctcactatacgtttgggtctgccaggacggaccggcatcttcccccaccatcggagcctactcaccaccaggtggtgatcagttgacagctccgcccctctcttcacccgagtgtccagaacatgcggccgcaaatccgatgacacgaccacaaggtcgatcatggaactacggcctagggtgtcctggtgccaagtgcacatgtggacacccttatgtttgaacaaggtgttcgttatggacagtccgtgacgagcacagaagtccaataacaaaacaccactcgagttctgatcgggggggccgttcctcccaatcacgcccctccaggtctcactgtcattgaccacgtgagcattgaagtcccccagtagaacaagggagtccccagcaggagtactctccagcacaccctccaaggactccaaaaagggtgggtatgctgagctgctgtttggtgcatatgcacaaacaacagtcaggacccgtccccccacccgcaggcgaagggatgcaaccctctcgtccaccggtgtgaatcccaatttacaggcactgagccggggggcaacgagcatgcccacacctgctctgcgcctctcaccgtgagcaactccagagtgaaagagagtccaacccctctcgagagaactggtatcagaacccaagctgtgtgtggaggcaagtccgactatatccagtcggaaattctctgcctcacacaccagctcgggctccttccctgccagagaggtgacattccatgtcccaagagctagcttctgcagccgaggatcggaccgccagggtccccgcctttggctgctgcccagctcacattgcacccgacccatttggcccctctcatgggtggtgagcccatgggaagggggacccacgttgcctcttcgggctgtgcccggccgggccccatgggtgtaggcccggccaccaggcgcctgccaacgagccccacctccaggcttggctccagaggggggccccggtgacccgcatccgggcaagggaaacctagatccatttattgtattcatcattggggtctttgagccgtgctttgtctggcccctcacctagaacctgtttgccatgggtgaccctgccaggggtataaagccccagacaacttagcttctaggatcattgggacacacaaacccctccaccacggtaaggtgacgactcacggagggccccagaaaatccaattcattttattctgctttggacattgaaactggaaaatatgacttgcattcaataagtaaagaattccaattccaagaaaccaagaaacgattaaattccatattagagtttggaattatgttgctttaaaaacaattgtaaatttttaagtcagtttaaatatactgtgtgtgcggttgtgtttgtgaacatatatataattttatttgctgtaattattttaggagtatgtgacattggtgatcctcgttactcaaatactgtatgtagatgttgctcaaaatttatcatgctcgccttcacagcagacctcaaagttaaaaaaggctgtggcaattttgataattgacttagtcattggccatgaagaggagcggctgttacctgctccaaaacgaagtttttgcagcgcccctccccccagacatgagtttgtttacatttcaattagcagagctgcgcagaagccagccacaacgctttgcaagaaaaaaatgagttaggtactgtattgcagaagtgtccccagcatatccaatttatttcattcagctttggacattgaaactggaaaatatgacttgcattcaataagtaaataattgtttcatctaaattccatattagagtttggaattatgttgctttaaaaacaattgtaaaattgtaagtcagtttaaatatactgtgtgtgcgcggagtatgtgacattggtgagcctagttactcaaatactgtatgtagatgttgctcaaaatttatcatgctcgccttcacagcagacctcaaagttcaaaaaggctgtggcaattttgataattgacttagtcattggccatgaagagcagcggctgttacctgctctaaaacgaagtttttgcagcacccctccccccagacatgagtttgtttacatttcaattagcagagctgcagaagccagccacaacgctttgcaagaaaaaatgagttaggtactgtattgcagaagtgttcccagcatatccaatttgtttcattctgatttggacatttcaactggatcattatgatttgcatccagtaagtaacaacagtaagtattctttagtagaaatcatggttgcgttgctcaatcagtcttgataacagaatttccttatgtgggacatgactatggtacacgtcctttatgaacatgcaagtatgttaacaaaatacatgtgtaagaacacatgcagtcaaatgcaaaaatatatgccccaacaacacaaataacacaaaaacggcagtatacagtacaggtatatgaacaaaatacattataacaagagtagtcacaaaatgagggctctttgcgacctttgagacctataacagctggtggcttttctttccaatcactcactatctcaaacttgacctcccctcgatcaccacccaagacagcgttgctcagctgtccagaacctaggctgtgtgtggaggcaagtccgactatatccagtcggaacttctctgcctcacacaccagttcgggctccttccctgccagagaggtgacattccatgtcccaagagctagcttctgcagccgaggatcggaccgccagggtccccgc
This window contains:
- the LOC127611809 gene encoding uncharacterized protein LOC127611809, which translates into the protein MCTWHQDTLGRSSMIDLVVVSSDLRPHVLDTRVKRGAELSTDHHLVVSRLRWWGKMPVRPGRPKRIVRVCWERLAESPVRRSFNSHLRQSFSHVPGEAGDIEPEWTMFRASIVEAANLSCGRKVVGACRGGNPRTRLWTPAVRDAVKLKKESYRAFMACGTPEAADGYQLAKRNAALVVAEAKTRAWEEFGEAMEADFRTALRKFWSTIRRLRRGKQCTTNTVYSGDGALLTSTRDVVNQWAEYFEDLLNSTNTPSLEEAEPGDSEVGSPISVVEVTDVVKKLLGSKAPGVDEIRPEFLKALDVVGLSWLTRLCNIAWSTGRVPLDWQTGEFCGVCFVGMEYRTPCLGVVCSFVVCSQPPTPIEFIL